The Deinococcota bacterium genome includes the window TACGCCGACGACGACGTCGACGTCAGCGAGCGGCGCGCCGCCGAAGGCGAGCTGACGCCGGCCGAAGGTGCGGGTGCCGGGGCCGGGATCGGCGCCACCATCGGCGGCATCGGCGGCCTGCTCATGGGCCTCGGCCTGCTGGCGGTGCCGGGGGTCGGACCGGCCTTGGCGGCGGGGCCGCTGGCCTCCGCGCTCATAGGCGCCGGGATCGGCGCCGCTGCGGGCGGCTTGATGGGTGCGCTCGTCAATGCCGGCGTGCCCGAAGAGGAGGCCGGTTACTACTCCGAGGGCGTGCGCCGCGGCGGCTCGCTGGTATCGGTGCGGGCTGAGGACCCCGAGGCCGAGCGCGCCGTCGGCATCATGGAGCGCCACAACCCCGTCGATGTCGAACGCCGCGCCACCGACTGGCGCGAGGGCGGCTGGACGGGCTACAGCACCGACGCCGAACCCTATACCGCCGACCAGATCGCCGAAGAGCGCGGTCGCTACGGCGCCTCTCGCGGAGCCGTCAGTACCCCCCGCGTCGACCGAGCCGCAGACGGTGATCGCGACTACAGCGACCGTGGCGGTAGCGTCGGTGCAGGGGACACCCTCGAGGTCGTCGAAGAAGACCTTCAGGTCGGCAAGCGCCAGACTCAGGAGGGCGGCGTGCGCGCGGAAACCCACGTCACCGAGACCCCGGTAGAAAAGGACGTGCGTCTCAGGGAAGAGGAGGTGCACGTGGACCGCCACCCGGTCGACCGGCCCGCGGGCGACGCCTTCAAGGAGGGCAGCGTCGAGGTGCGCACCGTCTCCGAGGAGCCCGTGGTCGAGAAGCGGGCACGGGTGATCGAGGAGGTCGTGCTCAGCAAGGATGCAAACGAGCGCACCGAAACCGTCCGCGACACCGTGCGCCGCACCGACGTCGACATCGAAGAGCTGAACGCCGACTCCCGCCGTCACTACGACAGCACCTTCGAAACGACCGACTACGACTACGACCAGTACCGTCCGGCCTACGGCTACGGCCACGACCTCGCCGGCCACGAGAGCTATAGGGGCCGTGACTGGGACGAGGTCGAGCCCGACGCCCGGCGCGAGTGGGAAGCGCGCAACCCCGGCACCTGGGACGAGTTCAAGGACGCCGTGCGCCAGGGCTGGAACAGGGTGAGGGGCTAGGCATACGCCAAGGGCTTTCTCGTGAGGATTTCTCACGGTTTGTAGAAGCCGACGTTGGGCCTGATAGCAGACCCAAAAGTATTCAAGTAGCACTACCAGGAGGAAACATGAGCGACAAGGACAAAAACTTCAGAAACCGCAAAGACAACGACCTCCACGATAAAGAAGCCACCACCAGCCGCACCGAGGATGATGTTCTCGAGGTCGTCGAAGAAGAGGTCAAGGTCGGCAAGCGCCAGACCGAAGAGGGCGGGGTGCGCGCCACCACCCACGTGACGGAAACCCCCGTCGAAAAGGACGTGACGCTGCGCGAGGAGCATGTAAACGTCGAGCGCCGTCCCGTCGACCGTCCCGCCGATGCTGACGCCTTTAGAGAACAGGCCGTCGAGGCCAAGACGGTCTCCGAAGAGGCGGTCGTGAGCAAGCAGGCGCGGGTGATCGAGGAGGTCGTGCTCAGCAAGGACGTAAACGAGCGCACCGAAACCGTCCGCGACACCGTGCGCCGCACCGACGTCGACATCGAGCAGCTGAACGCCGATGCCCGCCGTCACTACGACAGCACCTTCGAAACGACCGACTACGACTACGACCAGTACCGTCCGGCCTACTCCTACGGCCACGACCTCGCCGGTCACGAGAGCTACCGTAACCGCGAGTGGACCGACGTAGAGCCCGACGCCCGGCGCAGTTGGGAAGAGCGCAACCCCGGCACCTGGGAGGAGTTCAAGGACGCGGTTCGCCAGGGCTGGAACCAGATCCGGGGCCGGGCCTAACCGACCCCCGTCAGGCTGCGCGGCAAGCCGCGCAGCCTGACTCATGCAGTCTGACTCATGGAGAAGCAGGTCTGGAGAAGCATGTCCGACGACAAACGGCAACAACCCCCCCAGGAGCAGGACCGGCGGCCCGGCCTCGAGACCGAGATGCGGCCGCAGCCGGCCTTCGACCGGCCCGACTACAAGGGCAGCGGCAAGCTGGACGCCAAGGTGGCGCTCATTACCGGCGGCGACTCGGGTATCGGTCGCGCGGTGTCGGTGCTCTACGCCCGCGAGGGCGCGGACGTAGCTGTCGTCTACTTAAACGAGCACGAGGACGCCGCGGAGACGAAGCGCCAGGTCGAGGAGGAGGGGCGTCGCTGCCTGCTCATTCCCGGCGACATCGGCGACGAGGGCTTCTGCCGGGAGGCGGTCGAGAAGACCGTTCGGGAGTTCGGCTCGCTCGACGTTCTCGTCAACAACGCCGCCGAGCAGCACCCGCAGGAGAGCCTCAGCGATATCAGCAGCGAGCAGCTCGAGCGCACCTTTCGCACCAATATCTTCGCGCAGTTCTATCTCAGCAAGGCCGCTCTAGAGCACCTGAGCGAGGGCAGCGCCATCGTCAACTGCGCTTCGGTCACGGCCTATCAGGGCAACCCCAAGCTGATCGATTACTCGGCGACCAAGGGCGCCATCGTGGCCTTTACCCGCTCGCTCTCGCAGGCACTCGTCGAAAAGGGCATCCGCGTCAACGCGGTGGCGCCCGGCCCCATCTGGACGCCGCTCATCCCCTCGACCTTTCCCGCCGACGAGGTGGCGAGCTTCGGCTCGCAGGTGCCCATGAAGCGCGTGGGCCAGCCCGAAGAGGTGGCGACCTGCTTCGTCTTTCTGGCCTCGGATGACGCGTCTTATATGACGGGTCAGGTCCTGCACCCCAACGGCGGCAACGTCGTCAACGGTTAGGGAGCCCTTGGCCTTAGCTTTGGAAAGGAAGGACTATGGCAGACACGGAACACGTCACCAAAACGATCAGGGTGAACTCGAGCATCGACGAGGTCTACGGCATCTGGTCCAACTTCGAGAACTTCCCCTACTTCATGGACAACATCACGGAGGTTAAACGTTCGAATGGCCACAGCCACTGGGTGATGGAGGTGCTCGGCCAGAAGGTCGAGTGGGACGCCGAGACCACCCGCATGGAGGAAAACCGCGAGATCGCTTGGAACAGCACCGACGGCGACATCGAGACGAGCGGCCGGGTGCTGTTCAGAGAAATCGCTCCGGATGAGACCGAGGTCGAGCTGAGCATGGCCTACGTGCCGCCCAACGTCATCGCCAAGGTCTTCGCCAACCCTGAGGGCAGGCTCGAGAAGGACCTCCAAAACTTCAAGGCCTACGCGGAGGGCCGAAAGGGCGGCGCGGAGGAGCTGAAAGGATAAGCGATGCCTTATCACAAGCTGAGCGATCTGCCCGAGAGCGTGCGGGGCAACCTTCCCAAGCACGGCCAGGAGATTTACCGGGCGGCGTACAACAGCGCCTGGGAGGAGTACGAGGATCCCGGTGAGCGCCGCGGCGACGCCTCGCGCGAGGAGACCGTGCACCGGGTCGCCTGGTCGGCGGTCAAGGGCTCCTATCAGAAGGACGACGGTCGCTGGCGTGAAAAGGACGGGTGACGAGGCAAGTGCCAGCTCTCCATCGATCAAGGATGCCATCATGCCTTGAACTTGAACAACAGCCTGAATAACAGCAAGCGTTTGAAGCAGAACTCACGACCACCTCGAGAAGGACCGGCTAGGGCCCTCCAAAATCAGAACAACGCAACGCTTGACCCATTACGCTTGGTGACTGAACGGTTTTATCTGGTCGCGGCCGTTAAGGCTGCGCGCCAAGG containing:
- a CDS encoding ChaB family protein; this encodes MPYHKLSDLPESVRGNLPKHGQEIYRAAYNSAWEEYEDPGERRGDASREETVHRVAWSAVKGSYQKDDGRWREKDG
- a CDS encoding YsnF/AvaK domain-containing protein, which translates into the protein MSDKDKNFRNRKDNDLHDKEATTSRTEDDVLEVVEEEVKVGKRQTEEGGVRATTHVTETPVEKDVTLREEHVNVERRPVDRPADADAFREQAVEAKTVSEEAVVSKQARVIEEVVLSKDVNERTETVRDTVRRTDVDIEQLNADARRHYDSTFETTDYDYDQYRPAYSYGHDLAGHESYRNREWTDVEPDARRSWEERNPGTWEEFKDAVRQGWNQIRGRA
- a CDS encoding SDR family oxidoreductase, coding for MSDDKRQQPPQEQDRRPGLETEMRPQPAFDRPDYKGSGKLDAKVALITGGDSGIGRAVSVLYAREGADVAVVYLNEHEDAAETKRQVEEEGRRCLLIPGDIGDEGFCREAVEKTVREFGSLDVLVNNAAEQHPQESLSDISSEQLERTFRTNIFAQFYLSKAALEHLSEGSAIVNCASVTAYQGNPKLIDYSATKGAIVAFTRSLSQALVEKGIRVNAVAPGPIWTPLIPSTFPADEVASFGSQVPMKRVGQPEEVATCFVFLASDDASYMTGQVLHPNGGNVVNG
- a CDS encoding SRPBCC family protein; protein product: MADTEHVTKTIRVNSSIDEVYGIWSNFENFPYFMDNITEVKRSNGHSHWVMEVLGQKVEWDAETTRMEENREIAWNSTDGDIETSGRVLFREIAPDETEVELSMAYVPPNVIAKVFANPEGRLEKDLQNFKAYAEGRKGGAEELKG
- a CDS encoding YsnF/AvaK domain-containing protein gives rise to the protein MAKTVVALYDDLGEAQQAVRDLADSGYSRDEISLVANASADDYSRYFDDEGRYTESTDTYADDDVDVSERRAAEGELTPAEGAGAGAGIGATIGGIGGLLMGLGLLAVPGVGPALAAGPLASALIGAGIGAAAGGLMGALVNAGVPEEEAGYYSEGVRRGGSLVSVRAEDPEAERAVGIMERHNPVDVERRATDWREGGWTGYSTDAEPYTADQIAEERGRYGASRGAVSTPRVDRAADGDRDYSDRGGSVGAGDTLEVVEEDLQVGKRQTQEGGVRAETHVTETPVEKDVRLREEEVHVDRHPVDRPAGDAFKEGSVEVRTVSEEPVVEKRARVIEEVVLSKDANERTETVRDTVRRTDVDIEELNADSRRHYDSTFETTDYDYDQYRPAYGYGHDLAGHESYRGRDWDEVEPDARREWEARNPGTWDEFKDAVRQGWNRVRG